CAACCTACATCTAAAGGCGAAGAAAATGCCCAAGCACACGAACTTAAAAAGAACAGATCATGAAGGATGACAAACTTCAAATTTTCTTACTTCTAGTTTATGTTGCTAGGATTCTCCGAAAATATTGTCGGGTATGTATCGGATCCAGAGGCGGAGCGAACCCACAACCCTTACCGTTGAACCAAGACCCATTTTGTTATTGGGTTcggcagtatatatttatatagatttagtaaatatttcaatacaaatacatgGTTCCGGAAAAAGTCACTGGGTTCGCCCGAACCCGCACCCACTactgtagctccgcccctgatcggatcctccaaaagtagtgtatttttggaggattCCATACGGGTGCGGCAGTATTTTGGAGAGTCCGCTTAACATAGCTTCTAGTACCCTATTGAGTATAATTACTTAGTATTCTCTCTGTTCCATTTTATAGGATacacttttatttttagtttatgaCATTTTTTTTGGGAATTATTTACTTcccgtttggacatagattttgactactttttttcaaaaaaaattgaaaatattgtCTATTCATGGAATTTGatcagtttttttttaaaaacaaattgaTCAAGTTCCACAAACTGGTTTGGACCAGTTTTTAGGCGAAAGTTTTTCTTTCACTCATAAAATTTCAACactttttcaagtaaaatgcatgtccaaacacaacttcaacttccaaaaattatttttcaacacaacttcaaaaaTTCCTTTTTGaagtttcaaccaaatctatgtccaaacgctagcttaCTAAGTATctttattttacccttaataacaTGAATTCTCGGGACCCATTTGATATAAAAGTTCATTGTTTAAGGGTAGAGAAAATGAAGAGATATGAAACTCTCACCATTATTCATTTAAAAGGATATGTTTGGTACTATGCATATATTTGGCTAACATATCAAAAGTGTTCTTTAATTTATTAGATTTCATACCTAGTCAAACATCACATAAAATGGGACGGAGGACATAACATGCATGTGTAAGAGAAAGAGTACTTACCATTACAGAGAGAGGAGAACCATACATCATAACACAAGCAGCTGCAAACGCAAAGCCACAAAAGAGCTTCCTTTTATTGCCATGAAATGCCAATATGGAAACCAAGGCCAGACTAGAGAAGATAGAAAGGACCACAAAGAGGTATCCGCAGATCTTGGCCTTCCCTTTCTTGGGGGAAAATATGAGGAAAATAAGCACGTAAGTTGCCTCCAGGCCAATGCCTATGGCACTGATGACAGTTACCAGCAGGTTGTTTGGTGACACAAAAGGTAAACTGTACCTGTTTGATTCACCACAAGTCGGATTCCTAAATTAAACTCAATAACTtctcaaagaaaaatggaaaaacaATGCTAAACTTATTTTACAGAGTATTAATAGGAGAAACATTAAAGGTTTTCAAGTTACATAAAGAAACTTACCAGGCTGAGAGCAAGCATTGGAGCAGACTTATTAGATAAGGCATGCTAGAGAACTGTTCTGTTGATTTCTTCCTAATAATCCTTTTGAATGTAATCCTGTATGTAGTGTCAAAATTTGATCATTTAGTCACTTTTAGCTTTGATgaggaaaaaaaacaaaaaagaagacaaaaatagcacgcacacacaaaaaaaaacgaaaattgtGAAGAATTCTTACATGGGCGCCATGAAGAGTAATAAACCAAAAACATCTCCTATTCCATGGAAAAAAGTAAAAGAAGGAAAAGAGTATAATAATCAATATCCAGAAAAAAGTAGGACTAAGCACAAGAAGATGCATGGACAATGAATAATCCCACCTAAAATTCCGAAAGTAGTGTGGAGAATTTTGATGTCTCTCATCTCTCTTCAAGCTACAAAACTGGAAATGAGCATATGATGCAGGGCTAGCAAGTGGTTTCTGGGTTTATATATGTCTAATGTAGACCCAAAAAGGGCTAATTTGTCTTTTACTTGCATGATTTGCAGTAGCAATAGTATGGGAGATTCGGTCCTTTATTAATAACTATTTGATATTCGGAATTCACTGGTAACGAATACATACGCATCCATTATTCCATTAGAGGGTAAACACTCCTTATCAGGATTTTGTGGCATAATATTTTCCTACTATATATTTCACTCATATATGTGATCTAAATGTTTGGACTTGAAAACATACTTTGAACTTTAGCTTTTCCGTTGCTgttatatatttttactttttccttCAGCATTAATTTTTATACTTATATTAAGGAAGAAATAAAAAGATTTGACAAAAAAAATAGGAATAGTCCAAGTTCAAGCAGCACTTTGTGAATTTCTATTTCCAGTTAGTTTGGAACAGTACAAAGTACTAGGACAGCTTTCATGTGCAATTATCATTTCATATACTCAAATATGGTTGACCTATATCAAAAAGCTTGTCATTTTATCTCAAGAGCTTGTCCACAAGAATGCATACTTTGTCAAAAACATGGCAACTAAGATCATTAACACTTATATTATTGAAGTTCTCAAATCCAATTATCACAAGCTTATGTTTAATTCAATGTAGAAAAATGCCAAGCTAGTTATGTGTTAAGTTACCACTCACGTTATGTTATACTATTTGCTCAACAGAACTTCAATCTGATCAACTCGATCGACTCTTCAATGAATCTATAAGACAATATACAGCTAAGGGGTTAACAACCCATGAAACTAATAAATTTTAACTAGTAATAATATGATAGGATTCACAATCTGCGATGCTAAAGTCTTGTGTCAAATCCAATTTTATTTTAGAATCTGTAAAAACACTCACCTGTAGAAGTTTTCAATCGCTTCTTTCAACCATAATGTTAATTCATTATGAACTCAAGTTATAATTACTTGAGTCTTATGTTAAATTTATAAGTCATCAGGAGCCCAATATGTCAAAGCAACTTTGGGTGAAACCCAAGCCAAGGGGAAGAAAAACAGAAGAGTTTGCTTAAATAGGGGCTCAATCCACCCAAGGTTTTCTCAAATTAATGTTGAATTTCGTTGGCCATGGATGGTAAAGTTGAAGAGAGTTtattgttgggaataaaccccctacagaaataatattcacaataataaaagcggaataataatgtaacaccgagatacggtaattaacaagaataaaagagtgacaacgacaccaagacttttacgtggaaaacccttttgaataaggaaaaaaccacggccccgagacgagcaactgatatcactatagcaaggaattttacactttgtaggtccgagtaaaatactccaaagactactacaacactcaaaagaaataaccctcttttgatattcccacctcactacaatatcgatcactctctatttttctcacagactattttcttataccttgtctgtaaaacctcactctttctttctctctttgttggtgtgtagaaatgagagcCGAAACTCTCCTTTTAATAGCcgaagcctcactctctaaagcctactatatttgacaatctgcacacacttttccttctttttcttcaatgttgacaattcaacaaagttggctaccaaaccaaaaaaaaattccttaggcacatgcctattactttggcttttgaatgagatggaccccttcaatctccccctccagtctcattcatctagaggaggtagaactgtcttctagtttgagtgcatgccgacaagttctttgcataatTCGAatttgtctcttggtaccaccttggtcaacaTATCAACACGATTTTCATTCGTGTGAATCTTTTTGACCTGTAAAGATTCGTTCTCTACCTGCTCACGAATCCAATAATATCTCACATCTATATGCTTTGttcttgcatggtacatggagttcttgctcaagtctattgcattttgactgtcacaatagacgacatactcctttTGATGCAATTCCAGCTCTTGAAGAAACCGCTTGAGCAATAacatctccttgccagcttcaatagcggcaa
This region of Nicotiana tomentosiformis chromosome 4, ASM39032v3, whole genome shotgun sequence genomic DNA includes:
- the LOC104104457 gene encoding bidirectional sugar transporter SWEET1a-like isoform X2; this translates as MRDIKILHTTFGILGDVFGLLLFMAPMITFKRIIRKKSTEQFSSMPYLISLLQCLLSAWYSLPFVSPNNLLVTVISAIGIGLEATYVLIFLIFSPKKGKAKICGYLFVVLSIFSSLALVSILAFHGNKRKLFCGFAFAAACVMMYGSPLSVMRLVIKSKSVEYMPFFLSLSVFINSTSWLIFALLGKDPFIFVPNAAGTILGAAQLILYAVYRDKKEVKKDGINESVDQMRTGKLQDEKIVDIQNENANP
- the LOC104104457 gene encoding bidirectional sugar transporter SWEET1a-like isoform X3, encoding MAPMITFKRIIRKKSTEQFSSMPYLISLLQCLLSAWYSLPFVSPNNLLVTVISAIGIGLEATYVLIFLIFSPKKGKAKICGYLFVVLSIFSSLALVSILAFHGNKRKLFCGFAFAAACVMMYGSPLSVMRLVIKSKSVEYMPFFLSLSVFINSTSWLIFALLGKDPFIFVPNAAGTILGAAQLILYAVYRDKKEVKKDGINESVDQMRTGKLQDEKIVDIQNENANP